DNA sequence from the Halobacterium sp. DL1 genome:
CTGAATACTTTGGTTTGGGCGCCCGCGGTGGCCGCCCACGGAACGGCCACCCTCAGAGCGTGTACTCCTCTGTTCCGTCCAGACTCGCGAGGAACGCCGTGGTCAGGTCGACGACGGCGCCGACGTCGTCGGTGTGGACGGCCTCGGTGGGCGAGTGGAGGTAGCGCGTCGGCGTGGAGATGGCGCCGACGGGCGTCGCGCCGTGGGCCATCTGGAGCGGTCCCGTGTCCGAGCCGCCTGCGGTCAGCACTTCCCGCTGGTGGGGGATGCCCTGTTCCACCGCCACGTCGAGGAGGTGGTCGACGACCTTCGGGTTGGGGAGGACGACGCCGTCCTTGAACTTGACCGCGGCGCCCTCGCCGACTTCGGTGACGTAGTCCTCCTCGTAGATGAACTGCGGGATGTCGTTTGCAGCCGTGGTGTCGAGATTCAACACGAGGTCCGGGTCGACGTCGAAGCCGACGGCCTGGGCGCCGCGGAGCCCGACCTCCTCCTGGGCAGTCGCGACGTAGTGGACCGTTACGTCCGGGTCGACCCGGTCGAGCGCCTTCAGCATCGCGTAGACGCTCACGCGGTTGTCGAGGGCTTTCCCGGTGACGAGACTGCCGACCGGTTCGAGGCGCTGGGAGAGGGTCACGCGGTCGCCGACGTCGACACGCTCGCTGGCGGCCTCCGCCGAGAGCCCGAGGTCGATGAACACGTCCTTCACTATGTCGGCGTCGCGCACGTGCGGATTGTCGTCGGTGTGGGGTGGTGGCGCACCGATGACGCCGGGCAGGTCGCCGTTCTCCCCGTGGACGGTCACACGCTCCGCGCGGAGGACGCGCGGGTCCCACCCGCCGAGCGCGTCGACCTGCACGAAGCCGTCGTCGCGGACGTGGCGCACGATGAACCCGACCTCGTCCATGTGGGCGGCCACCAGCACCTCGAACTCGGGATTCTCGGAGCCTTCTACCGTGGCGACGAGGTTCCCCATCGCGTCGGTGTTCACGTCGTCGACGCGGTCCGGGAGGTGGCTGCGGACGACGTCGCGGATGCGGCCCTCGTGGCCGGGCGGGCCGTCCGTCTCCGTCAGTTCTCGGAGCAGGTCAAGGTCGACTGCCATACCCCGTTGGTCGACCCACCGCACATAAAGTCACGCTTCCCGGTGGTGTGGACGCCGCCTGCCGGGTATCGTGGCTCCCTCGAAGAAACTCCTCTCGTGGCGTCGAGGGTTCCAGAACCCTTTTGCCCGCCGCAGAACCATGCACATCCATGGCAGACGTCGAAGCCGAACTCCGCGAGGAACTCACCGAAGCGTTCTCGGGCGCCGACTTCCCCGTGAAAAACCAGATGGGCCTCGTCCCCGCGCTCCCGAACGGGCCGGCGACGACGTTCGAGGCCGGCGACAAGTCGTTCACCGCGATGGAGCTCGCGACGAAGCTCTCCAGTCGCGCCGAGTTCCCCTACGACAACGTCGACTCGCTCGTCGACGACGTCATCGCGGGGCTGAAGGACGAAGGCGACCTCTGAGCCGGCCGCGACGCCGAACCCCCGACGAGCTGCTTCTTTCGTAACGACTTACCGCGCCGTGAGCGTGGCTGCATCCATGACCGAGTGGATCGGCGACACGTTCACGAGCGACACCGGCTGGAACCACCTCGAGCGCCTCGTGGACGTCCGCAACCGCATGGCGGGGTCGCTCGGCGAACGGGAGGCCGCCGAGGCGACCCGCGAGGCCCTCGACCGCTACTGCGAGGACAGCTGGCTCGACGAGTTCGACATCCAGGGGTGGACGCGCGGCGACAGCGCCGTCGAGACACCCCACGGCGACGAGGACTGCATCGCGCTCCCGCGCAGTCCCAGCGGGGACGGGACGGGCGAACTCGTCGACCTCGGCTACGGCCTGCCCTCGGACTTCGAGGAGACGGACGTCGAG
Encoded proteins:
- a CDS encoding peptidase M42; its protein translation is MAVDLDLLRELTETDGPPGHEGRIRDVVRSHLPDRVDDVNTDAMGNLVATVEGSENPEFEVLVAAHMDEVGFIVRHVRDDGFVQVDALGGWDPRVLRAERVTVHGENGDLPGVIGAPPPHTDDNPHVRDADIVKDVFIDLGLSAEAASERVDVGDRVTLSQRLEPVGSLVTGKALDNRVSVYAMLKALDRVDPDVTVHYVATAQEEVGLRGAQAVGFDVDPDLVLNLDTTAANDIPQFIYEEDYVTEVGEGAAVKFKDGVVLPNPKVVDHLLDVAVEQGIPHQREVLTAGGSDTGPLQMAHGATPVGAISTPTRYLHSPTEAVHTDDVGAVVDLTTAFLASLDGTEEYTL